One genomic segment of Streptomyces violaceusniger Tu 4113 includes these proteins:
- a CDS encoding IS3 family transposase (programmed frameshift) → MAAPRKYPDELRERAIREVRATGRPIAHVAKDLGIHKEALRGWVRQAEADRGERDDRLTTAEQDELKQLRKEVAELRRANEILKAASVFFCPGDRPSPDEAEQVIDHLRDRGLGVDPVCRVLDLSLSTYFARKKRPKSARRLRDEQLMPLIEQVHAESGGTYGARRITRALRRKGHEVARCTVERLMAELGIEGVIRGRRRRTTIPEPSAPRPPDLVDRDFTASRPDQLWVADMTYVRTWSGWAYVAFVLDVYSRMIVGWQVANHMRTELPLDALEMALWRRRIKKDSGLIHHSDRGSQYVSIRYTDRLSDIGASASVGSVADSYDNAMAEALNGTFKAELIEMQDPWKDVDQVERAIFQWITWYNEERLHSALDYVPPAEYEQAFWQSQEQVPQSA, encoded by the exons ATGGCAGCACCCCGTAAATACCCCGATGAGCTCCGCGAGCGCGCGATCCGCGAGGTCCGCGCCACCGGTCGGCCGATCGCCCACGTCGCGAAGGACCTGGGCATCCACAAGGAGGCCCTGCGCGGCTGGGTCCGCCAGGCCGAGGCCGACCGCGGCGAACGCGACGACCGGCTGACCACCGCCGAGCAGGACGAGCTCAAACAACTCCGCAAAGAAGTAGCGGAGTTGAGGCGGGCGAACGAGATCCTCAAAGCCGCCTCGGTGT TTTTTTGCCCAGGAGATCGACCGTCCCCGGACGAGGCCGAGCAGGTGATAGACCACCTGCGTGACAGAGGTCTCGGGGTCGATCCCGTCTGCCGGGTGCTGGACCTGTCGCTGTCGACGTACTTCGCCCGCAAGAAGCGGCCGAAGTCGGCCCGCCGGCTCCGCGACGAGCAGCTGATGCCGCTGATCGAGCAGGTCCACGCGGAGTCGGGCGGCACCTATGGCGCCCGCCGGATCACCCGCGCTCTTCGGCGCAAGGGCCACGAGGTGGCCCGCTGCACCGTCGAGCGGCTGATGGCCGAGCTCGGCATCGAGGGCGTCATCCGTGGCCGGCGGCGCCGCACCACCATCCCGGAGCCGTCGGCACCCCGCCCGCCGGACCTGGTCGACCGCGACTTCACCGCCTCCCGGCCCGACCAGCTCTGGGTGGCGGACATGACTTATGTCCGCACCTGGTCCGGCTGGGCATACGTGGCATTCGTCCTGGACGTGTACTCACGGATGATCGTCGGCTGGCAGGTCGCGAACCACATGCGGACCGAACTCCCGCTGGACGCTCTGGAGATGGCGCTGTGGAGACGGAGGATCAAGAAGGACTCCGGCCTCATTCATCACAGCGACCGCGGGTCGCAATACGTGTCAATTCGGTATACTGACCGGCTGTCCGACATCGGCGCCTCAGCGTCGGTCGGCTCGGTCGCGGACTCGTATGACAACGCGATGGCCGAGGCCCTGAACGGCACCTTCAAGGCCGAGCTCATCGAGATGCAGGACCCCTGGAAGGACGTCGACCAGGTCGAGCGGGCGATCTTCCAGTGGATCACGTGGTACAACGAAGAACGCCTCCACTCCGCACTCGACTACGTACCGCCCGCCGAGTACGAGCAAGCCTTCTGGCAGAGCCAGGAGCAAGTCCCGCAGTCCGCCTGA
- a CDS encoding IS5 family transposase (programmed frameshift) yields MGTSAWIVSDELWDCLEPLLPQRERRFRYPGRKPLPDREVLCGILYVLHTGIQWEYLPQDLGFGSGMTCWRRLRDWNEAGVWQRLHEFLLAELNAASRLDWSRCVVDSPRQGAKRGQHTGPSPVDRGRAGSKHHLITDGHGTPLAVLLTGGNRNDVTQLLPLLDAIPPVRGRVGRPRRKPDSLFADRGYDHDIYRDQVRARGIVPAIARRGTLHGTGLGTYRWVVERSFAWLHGFRRLRIRWERRADIHEAFLKLACCLITHRQLNSLC; encoded by the exons GTGGGGACATCGGCGTGGATCGTGTCGGATGAACTGTGGGACTGCCTGGAGCCGCTCCTGCCGCAGCGTGAGCGCAGGTTTCGCTATCCCGGCCGCAAGCCGTTGCCGGACCGGGAAGTGCTGTGCGGGATCTTGTACGTGCTGCACACAGGGATCCAGTGGGAGTACCTGCCGCAGGACTTGGGTTTCGGCTCGGGCATGACGTGCTGGCGCCGTCTGCGGGACTGGAACGAGGCCGGCGTGTGGCAGCGGCTCCACGAGTTCCTGCTGGCCGAGCTGAACGCGGCCTCACGGCTGGACTGGTCCCGCTGCGTGGTCGACTCC CCACGTCAGGGCGCTAAAAGGGGGCAGCACACGGGCCCGTCGCCGGTCGACCGGGGGCGAGCCGGCTCCAAACACCACTTGATCACCGACGGGCACGGCACGCCGCTCGCGGTCCTGCTGACCGGCGGCAACCGCAACGACGTCACCCAGTTGCTGCCGCTGCTCGACGCGATCCCGCCGGTCCGCGGCCGGGTCGGCCGTCCCCGCCGCAAGCCGGACTCGCTGTTTGCCGACCGCGGCTACGACCACGACATCTACCGCGACCAGGTCCGCGCCCGCGGCATCGTGCCCGCGATCGCCCGCCGCGGCACCCTGCACGGCACGGGACTGGGCACCTACCGCTGGGTCGTGGAGAGGAGTTTTGCGTGGCTGCACGGCTTCCGACGTCTGCGCATCCGATGGGAACGGCGAGCCGACATCCACGAAGCGTTCCTCAAACTCGCCTGCTGCCTCATCACCCACCGACAACTCAACTCACTGTGCTGA
- a CDS encoding DNA translocase FtsK produces the protein MKKTPTKKSAAKRAPAKRAPAKKPTAKRSSAKKAAAKPTPIPTRIVYGLFRSMGRSARNLDPAHRKDGIALLLLASALIVAAGTWAHLRGPVGGLVEILVTGAFGRLDLLVPVLLGAIAVRLIRNTAKSDGNGRVVIGLSVLVIGMLGLVHIACGSPARSDTMQAIRAAGGLIGWGAATPLTYTMGDVLAAPLLVLLIFFGLLIVTATPVNAIPQRLRALGAHLGVVQGQAADVPGQDDQRHTEQRREAPPARTRRPGPVGEAHDPDGVQQKALLQRGALKTAATSAPAGAPPNRVMPSPRAVPDLTKTPPAGQEREHPARAEQLQLSNDTTYSLPALDLLTRGGPGKARSAANDAVVASLSNLFAEFKVDVAVTGFTRGPTVTRYEVELGPAVKVERITALTKNIAYAVASPDVRIISPIPGKSAVGIEIPNTDREMVNLGDVLRLAAAAEDDHPLLVALGKDVEGGYVMANLAKMPHILVAGATGSGKSSCINCLITSIMVRATPEEVRMVLVDPKRVELTAYEGIPHLITPIITNPKRAAEALQWVVREMDLRYDDLAAYGFRHIDDFNAAVRSGKVKAPTGSERNLQPYPYLLVIVDELADLMMVAPRDVEDAIVRITQLARAAGIHLVLATQRPSVDVVTGLIKANVPSRLAFAASSLTDSRVILDQPGAEKLIGKGDGLFLPMGANTPARMQGAFVTEDEIAAVVQHCKDKMASDFRDDVIVGTKQKEEIDEDIGDDLDLLCEAAELVVSTQFGSTSMLQRKLRVGFAKAGRLMDLMESRNIVGPSEGSKARDVLVKRDELDGVLALLRPEPGSAQGESADTDSLQERVQTATGGERLR, from the coding sequence GTGAAGAAGACCCCCACCAAGAAGTCCGCCGCGAAAAGGGCCCCTGCGAAGAGGGCACCAGCCAAGAAGCCGACCGCGAAGAGGAGCTCCGCCAAGAAGGCCGCGGCGAAACCGACGCCCATCCCCACCAGGATTGTGTACGGGCTCTTCCGCAGTATGGGCCGGAGTGCCAGGAACCTCGATCCGGCACACCGCAAGGACGGCATCGCGCTGCTCCTGCTCGCCAGCGCGCTGATTGTCGCCGCGGGAACCTGGGCCCACCTGCGGGGCCCAGTCGGCGGTCTCGTCGAGATCCTGGTGACCGGCGCCTTCGGCCGCCTCGACCTGCTGGTACCGGTGCTGCTCGGCGCCATCGCCGTACGCCTCATCCGGAACACAGCGAAGTCCGACGGCAACGGCCGTGTCGTCATCGGGCTGTCCGTCCTGGTCATCGGCATGCTCGGGCTGGTCCACATCGCCTGCGGCTCACCGGCCCGCAGCGACACCATGCAGGCCATACGGGCCGCCGGCGGCCTGATCGGCTGGGGCGCCGCGACCCCGCTGACGTACACCATGGGCGACGTGCTGGCCGCACCGCTGCTGGTCCTGCTCATCTTCTTCGGGCTGCTGATCGTCACGGCCACCCCGGTCAACGCCATCCCACAGCGGCTGCGGGCGCTCGGCGCGCACCTCGGCGTCGTCCAGGGCCAAGCGGCCGACGTGCCCGGCCAGGACGACCAGCGACACACGGAGCAGCGTCGCGAGGCGCCGCCCGCGCGCACCCGCCGTCCCGGGCCCGTCGGAGAGGCACACGACCCGGACGGCGTTCAGCAGAAGGCCCTCCTACAGCGCGGGGCACTCAAAACCGCAGCAACGTCGGCGCCCGCCGGCGCCCCGCCGAACCGGGTGATGCCGTCCCCCCGCGCCGTCCCCGACCTCACCAAGACACCGCCCGCCGGCCAGGAACGCGAACATCCCGCGCGCGCGGAGCAGCTCCAGCTGTCCAACGACACCACCTACTCCCTGCCGGCACTCGACCTCCTCACACGCGGCGGCCCCGGGAAGGCACGCAGTGCCGCCAACGACGCCGTCGTCGCCTCGCTCTCGAACCTCTTCGCCGAGTTCAAGGTCGACGTTGCTGTCACCGGCTTCACGCGCGGGCCGACGGTCACCCGCTACGAGGTCGAGCTCGGCCCCGCCGTGAAGGTCGAGCGGATCACCGCGCTGACGAAGAACATCGCCTACGCCGTCGCCAGCCCGGACGTACGGATCATCAGCCCGATCCCCGGCAAGTCCGCGGTCGGCATCGAGATCCCCAACACCGACCGTGAGATGGTCAACCTCGGCGACGTGCTGCGGCTGGCCGCGGCCGCCGAGGACGACCACCCGCTGCTGGTGGCGCTCGGCAAGGACGTCGAGGGCGGCTACGTCATGGCCAACCTCGCGAAGATGCCGCACATCCTGGTCGCCGGAGCCACCGGTTCCGGTAAGTCGTCGTGCATCAACTGCTTGATCACTTCCATCATGGTGCGCGCAACCCCCGAGGAGGTGCGCATGGTCCTCGTCGACCCCAAGCGGGTCGAGCTGACCGCCTACGAGGGCATCCCGCACCTGATCACGCCGATCATCACCAACCCGAAGCGGGCCGCCGAGGCGCTCCAGTGGGTCGTACGCGAGATGGACCTGCGCTACGACGACCTCGCGGCGTACGGTTTCCGGCACATCGACGACTTCAACGCAGCCGTACGAAGCGGCAAAGTGAAGGCGCCGACGGGCAGCGAGCGGAATCTCCAGCCGTACCCGTACCTGCTGGTGATCGTCGACGAGCTCGCCGACCTGATGATGGTCGCCCCGCGGGACGTTGAGGACGCGATCGTGCGCATCACGCAGCTTGCGCGCGCGGCCGGCATCCACCTGGTGCTCGCCACCCAGCGGCCGTCGGTAGACGTCGTCACCGGCCTGATCAAGGCGAACGTCCCCTCACGGCTCGCCTTCGCCGCCTCCTCGCTCACCGACTCGCGCGTCATCCTCGACCAGCCCGGCGCGGAGAAGCTGATCGGCAAGGGCGACGGGCTGTTCCTGCCGATGGGGGCGAACACGCCTGCCCGTATGCAGGGCGCGTTCGTCACCGAGGACGAGATCGCGGCCGTCGTCCAGCACTGCAAGGACAAGATGGCGTCCGACTTCCGGGACGACGTCATCGTGGGCACTAAGCAGAAGGAAGAGATCGACGAGGACATCGGCGACGACCTGGACCTGCTGTGCGAGGCGGCCGAGCTGGTCGTCTCCACCCAGTTCGGTTCGACGTCCATGCTTCAGCGCAAGCTGCGTGTCGGCTTCGCCAAGGCCGGACGGCTGATGGACCTCATGGAGTCCCGCAACATCGTCGGACCCAGCGAGGGCTCCAAGGCGCGGGACGTCCTCGTGAAGCGGGACGAGCTGGACGGAGTGTTGGCATTGCTCCGTCCCGAACCCGGCAGTGCGCAAGGAGAAAGCGCGGACACCGACAGCCTCCAAGAGCGGGTCCAAACCGCAACTGGCGGAGAGCGGCTGCGATGA
- a CDS encoding response regulator transcription factor gives MLADDSTLLREGLARLLADEGHEIAAAVGDGDALLAAVTQEPPDAVVVDVRMPPTHTDEGLRAALEIRRRWPDTGVLVLSQYVERRYATELLTGSGEGIGYLLKDRVVQIDEFLDALERVGSGRTAFDPEVVRQLLARSSHTDPLQRLTEREGEVLATMAQGHTNAAIAQQLYISQSAVEKHINAIFEKLQLTGTTGYSRRMLAVLHYLGS, from the coding sequence ATGCTCGCGGACGACTCGACTCTGCTGCGTGAAGGACTCGCACGCCTGCTCGCGGACGAGGGCCATGAGATCGCTGCCGCCGTCGGCGACGGCGATGCGCTGCTGGCCGCGGTGACGCAGGAGCCGCCTGACGCCGTTGTCGTGGACGTACGGATGCCGCCCACCCACACCGACGAAGGGCTTCGCGCCGCCCTGGAGATCCGTCGCCGCTGGCCCGACACCGGGGTCCTGGTGCTCTCCCAGTACGTGGAGCGGCGGTACGCCACCGAGCTTCTGACCGGCAGCGGTGAAGGCATTGGCTACCTCCTCAAAGACCGCGTGGTACAGATCGACGAATTCCTTGACGCCCTCGAACGGGTGGGCTCCGGTCGGACCGCTTTCGACCCCGAGGTGGTACGTCAGCTCCTGGCACGGAGCAGCCATACAGACCCACTCCAGCGCCTCACCGAGCGCGAAGGCGAGGTACTCGCCACTATGGCCCAGGGACACACCAATGCGGCCATCGCGCAGCAGCTGTACATCTCTCAGAGCGCCGTAGAAAAACACATCAATGCGATTTTCGAGAAACTCCAGCTGACGGGTACCACGGGTTACAGCCGCCGAATGCTGGCTGTGCTCCATTACCTGGGTTCATGA
- a CDS encoding Pycsar system effector family protein: MNQAPTTDEPGTQTSFVDQNLKDALAAVTAEIGRTDNKASLLLAFNGAVIAGLVGSADKHLPVLCLVAGGLAVLALAVSTVLLLLVVLPRLRGADRASFPYWATCDTQQILAEMSGDHRADRIRVLSQIALPKFQGLGRAIRLSLAAVVLIVFAVLAVIVTALA; the protein is encoded by the coding sequence GTGAACCAGGCCCCGACCACCGACGAGCCCGGCACCCAGACCTCCTTCGTCGACCAGAACCTCAAAGACGCGCTCGCCGCGGTGACCGCCGAGATCGGCCGCACCGACAACAAGGCCTCCCTACTGCTCGCCTTCAACGGCGCAGTCATCGCGGGCCTGGTGGGGTCGGCCGACAAGCACCTCCCCGTGCTGTGTCTCGTCGCGGGCGGCCTCGCGGTCCTGGCCCTGGCCGTCTCCACCGTCTTGCTGCTGCTCGTCGTCCTGCCCCGCCTACGCGGTGCGGACCGCGCGAGCTTCCCCTACTGGGCCACGTGCGACACCCAGCAGATCCTCGCCGAGATGAGCGGCGACCACCGAGCGGACCGGATTCGTGTCCTCTCCCAGATCGCGCTGCCGAAGTTCCAGGGGCTGGGGCGCGCGATCCGCCTCTCGCTGGCCGCCGTCGTCCTCATCGTCTTCGCGGTCCTCGCCGTCATCGTGACCGCGCTCGCCTGA
- a CDS encoding exonuclease domain-containing protein, protein MRWPSGPMAAFDLETTGIDIESDRIVTAALVFLEPDGRVSDERTWMLDPGVVIPEEAAAIHGISTEQARKHGVPAGPAVAEISTAVAQLLRVGTPLVIMNARYDLSLLDRECRRHQVAPLSARQGARLHPVIDPLVLDKHADRYRKGRRTLQALCAHYGVPLDSAHDARSDAVAAARVARRIGEEHPSIGTVGLAELSEVQVRAAAAQSASLQRFLRRTSDPSARIASAWPLIPAQRSAEGPAKERSESIAPPS, encoded by the coding sequence ATGAGGTGGCCCAGCGGGCCGATGGCGGCCTTCGACCTTGAGACAACCGGCATAGACATCGAATCCGATCGCATCGTGACTGCGGCACTCGTCTTCCTTGAGCCGGATGGGCGAGTGTCGGACGAGCGGACCTGGATGCTCGACCCCGGAGTGGTCATTCCTGAGGAAGCCGCGGCGATCCACGGCATCTCCACGGAGCAGGCTCGCAAGCATGGGGTTCCCGCCGGACCCGCGGTGGCAGAGATCAGCACGGCTGTCGCGCAGCTCCTGCGGGTCGGCACTCCGCTGGTGATCATGAACGCGCGCTACGACCTCTCACTTTTGGACCGCGAATGCCGGCGTCACCAGGTCGCGCCGCTGTCCGCGCGACAAGGGGCCCGGCTGCACCCAGTTATCGACCCCCTGGTCCTGGACAAGCATGCGGACCGTTACCGAAAGGGGAGGCGCACTCTTCAGGCGCTGTGTGCCCACTACGGGGTGCCGCTCGACAGCGCACACGACGCGAGGTCCGACGCCGTGGCCGCGGCGCGAGTAGCTCGCCGAATAGGCGAGGAACATCCCTCCATAGGGACCGTTGGGCTGGCGGAGCTGAGCGAAGTCCAGGTACGTGCAGCGGCGGCGCAGTCCGCCTCCTTGCAGAGGTTTCTTCGGCGCACGTCCGACCCCTCGGCGCGCATTGCGTCTGCCTGGCCGCTGATCCCCGCACAGAGGAGTGCTGAGGGACCGGCGAAGGAGAGAAGCGAGTCCATCGCGCCGCCGTCATGA
- a CDS encoding sensor histidine kinase produces MRMLLGRWLRVVLGVVLGSLAAPVELAFVVMGGLWLLATLVQRAGAESPVFRGARWLAEAGRRRAATWYGAELDVPRADRSAFAYLSLRWVLGAFSGAVLLVALVGAGYASFLVWGWFVLSDISHPGDVLLSALGGLFLLFLAVQGVYGIGLLDAQLAKRFLGPSDRELLKVRIGELSASRAGVVEAVHDERRRIERDLHDGVQQRLVALGMLLGRSRRTSDPEKAGKLLIQAHEETQRALTELREVAWRVFPAALDEGGLAEALETVAERAGIPVHLTCELPREPTTVIQTVAYFVVAEAVTNAAKHSGATLVTVRVMRQGSMVVVRIEDNGSGGADPTGGGLLGLARRVAALDGRFTVDSPAAGPTIIIAELPCG; encoded by the coding sequence ATGCGCATGCTCCTTGGCCGCTGGCTCCGAGTCGTACTGGGTGTCGTCTTGGGCTCGTTGGCCGCCCCCGTGGAGCTCGCCTTCGTCGTCATGGGTGGACTGTGGCTGCTGGCCACGCTGGTCCAGCGTGCCGGCGCCGAGTCCCCGGTGTTCCGCGGAGCCCGTTGGCTGGCCGAGGCTGGGCGGCGACGTGCGGCTACCTGGTACGGCGCCGAGCTCGACGTGCCGCGAGCCGACCGCTCCGCCTTTGCCTATCTCTCGTTGCGGTGGGTCCTCGGTGCGTTCAGCGGAGCCGTGCTCCTGGTGGCCCTGGTCGGCGCCGGCTACGCCTCGTTCCTGGTGTGGGGCTGGTTTGTTCTCAGCGACATCAGTCACCCCGGTGACGTACTGCTTTCGGCGCTCGGCGGCCTTTTCCTGCTGTTCCTTGCTGTCCAGGGTGTCTATGGCATCGGTCTGCTGGACGCGCAGTTGGCCAAGCGATTCCTGGGCCCGAGCGACCGGGAGCTGCTCAAGGTCAGGATCGGCGAACTCTCGGCCAGCCGGGCAGGTGTGGTCGAGGCCGTGCACGACGAGCGGCGGCGGATCGAACGTGACCTGCACGACGGCGTCCAACAGCGTCTGGTGGCGCTCGGCATGCTGCTGGGGCGTTCCCGCCGTACCTCAGATCCGGAGAAGGCCGGGAAGCTGCTGATTCAGGCACATGAGGAGACCCAGCGGGCGCTGACTGAGTTGCGGGAAGTCGCCTGGCGTGTTTTCCCCGCGGCGCTCGACGAGGGAGGCCTCGCCGAGGCGTTGGAGACGGTCGCAGAGCGGGCCGGCATCCCGGTGCACCTCACCTGTGAATTACCCCGCGAACCGACCACCGTCATACAGACGGTGGCCTACTTCGTGGTCGCCGAGGCCGTTACCAACGCCGCGAAGCACTCCGGAGCCACGCTCGTCACTGTCCGTGTCATGCGACAGGGCAGCATGGTCGTCGTGCGTATCGAGGACAACGGATCAGGCGGTGCCGACCCGACCGGCGGCGGCCTCCTCGGCTTGGCCCGGCGAGTCGCCGCCCTGGACGGACGGTTCACGGTCGACAGCCCCGCCGCAGGGCCCACCATCATCATCGCGGAGCTGCCGTGCGGGTAA
- a CDS encoding NUDIX domain-containing protein has product MSEITGTIPAGLRCWSVSWPEYTPADVTPPELLSTALAEHVPGWAEDAPTPTDVHDWDRRRANVLVPFELDARGWPLNPQGRTGRTGRNLGRWGENAAADPIVVAGSGQERRVLLIVRDDIHVEAIPGGMVEAGETAPAALVRELREETGVDLSDHRPIILGQDLVDDWRNSDHAWVASTSALYQLPATVTAIAADDALDANWWPFGSLDQLDAAITAAGRTSTPRTGPSCSAPLTTSPSNPPNPAGGIHG; this is encoded by the coding sequence ATGAGCGAGATCACTGGGACCATCCCGGCCGGGCTGCGCTGCTGGTCGGTGAGCTGGCCGGAGTACACGCCCGCAGACGTCACGCCGCCCGAGCTGCTGTCCACGGCTCTGGCCGAGCACGTGCCCGGCTGGGCCGAAGACGCCCCAACGCCCACCGACGTGCACGACTGGGACCGCCGGCGGGCGAACGTGCTCGTACCGTTCGAGCTGGACGCGCGGGGCTGGCCCCTGAACCCGCAGGGGCGCACCGGACGCACCGGACGCAACCTTGGCCGGTGGGGCGAGAACGCCGCCGCCGATCCGATCGTGGTCGCGGGCAGCGGCCAGGAGCGCCGGGTACTACTGATCGTCCGGGACGACATCCACGTGGAGGCGATCCCGGGCGGCATGGTCGAAGCGGGCGAGACCGCCCCGGCCGCTCTGGTCCGTGAGTTGCGTGAGGAGACCGGCGTCGACCTGTCCGACCACCGCCCGATCATCCTCGGCCAGGACCTCGTGGACGACTGGCGCAACTCGGATCACGCGTGGGTCGCCTCCACCAGCGCGCTCTACCAGCTGCCCGCCACCGTAACCGCGATCGCGGCCGACGACGCCCTCGACGCCAACTGGTGGCCGTTCGGCTCGCTCGACCAGCTCGATGCCGCGATCACCGCCGCCGGACGCACCTCTACGCCGCGCACCGGCCCCTCTTGCAGCGCGCCCTTGACCACCTCGCCCAGTAACCCACCCAACCCGGCAGGAGGCATCCATGGCTGA
- a CDS encoding DUF5131 family protein, with protein MADIAATPTSRTWYPVTLGTGHGRNSVIWHDDRVDQPNRWKKTGRVLVPHLFHHLVPKYFITRVLDVMEANPTITFVVPTEHAVRMSDFVQKREAGMRQHAARFHVPPDDGPHASPVAKSARARAAKPPANIWLAVTVNDQWTAKTRIRALLETPAETRVVVCEPLTGPVDLDPFLTERRDVTHPDADAPEDAVVDGMVRLGDQWHRTERLHWVIAGGGFGPNARPLHPQWARDLRDACAQHDVPFFFTQHGDYLTAPVVDDPAFSGGRAYDDPLHGGRSSASLRERGPSRTFRSGPRRAMVPGDRTRHTWMLDQDTIAVRVGRKSAGRELDGRLHDAVPSSSTATRPPAEAAATH; from the coding sequence ATGGCTGACATTGCAGCCACCCCGACCAGCCGCACCTGGTATCCGGTCACACTCGGCACCGGACACGGCCGTAACAGCGTCATCTGGCACGACGACCGGGTCGATCAGCCCAACCGCTGGAAGAAGACCGGACGCGTCCTCGTGCCCCATCTCTTCCACCACCTGGTGCCGAAGTACTTCATCACCCGCGTCCTCGACGTGATGGAGGCCAACCCGACCATCACCTTCGTCGTCCCGACGGAACACGCGGTCAGGATGAGCGACTTCGTCCAGAAGCGCGAGGCCGGCATGCGGCAGCACGCCGCCCGGTTCCATGTCCCTCCGGACGACGGCCCGCACGCCAGCCCGGTTGCCAAATCCGCGCGGGCCCGCGCCGCGAAGCCCCCGGCGAACATCTGGCTCGCGGTGACGGTCAACGACCAATGGACCGCCAAGACGCGCATCCGCGCGCTGCTGGAGACTCCGGCCGAAACCAGGGTCGTCGTCTGCGAGCCGCTGACCGGTCCCGTCGACCTGGACCCGTTCCTGACCGAGCGCCGCGACGTCACGCACCCGGATGCCGACGCGCCGGAGGACGCCGTCGTCGACGGCATGGTGCGCCTTGGCGACCAGTGGCACCGCACCGAACGCCTGCACTGGGTCATCGCCGGAGGCGGGTTCGGGCCCAACGCCCGACCCCTGCACCCGCAATGGGCCCGCGACCTCCGCGACGCGTGCGCGCAGCACGACGTGCCGTTCTTCTTCACGCAGCACGGCGACTACCTCACGGCGCCCGTCGTCGACGACCCGGCATTCAGCGGTGGCCGCGCCTACGACGACCCCCTGCACGGAGGCCGCAGCTCGGCCTCGCTCCGCGAGCGAGGCCCCAGCCGCACGTTCCGCTCGGGCCCGCGGCGCGCGATGGTGCCGGGCGACCGCACCCGACACACCTGGATGCTCGACCAGGACACCATCGCCGTCCGCGTCGGCAGGAAGTCCGCCGGCCGCGAGCTCGACGGCCGACTGCACGACGCCGTGCCCAGCTCCTCGACGGCCACGAGGCCGCCCGCTGAGGCGGCGGCCACGCACTGA
- a CDS encoding MFS transporter produces MSPTTTNPVDGAVLPTQSPLIGWLAVVSVMLGIFAIVTTEILPIGLLTSIGSSFTISDGVAGLMMTMPGFLAAVSAPLVTVATARIDRRLMLCVFMLLLALANFLAAAAPDYWLVLVSRVMVGITIGGFWSIGAGLAERLVPPASVSRATAVIFSAVPLGSVLGVPTGTLLGDLAGWRMAFTVMGALTAGVLIMLLLVVPPLPSVQATRLSDLRGMIRSSNTRFALLLTFLIVLAHFGTYTYVTPFLEQVTHAGDGLITTFLLIYGAAGILGNFLGGARVAQHPRTVFGLAAGLIAGATLLLPTVGRWEAGAVALLIVWGVGYGAVPVASQTWFSKAAPSVPEAASVLFTASFQATISIGALLGGMVLDRTSPSAVMVLGGCIAVFVALTAGAHFARRPTRPGSADAPE; encoded by the coding sequence ATGTCCCCCACCACAACCAACCCAGTCGACGGCGCAGTTCTGCCAACCCAATCGCCACTGATCGGTTGGCTGGCCGTGGTCTCGGTGATGCTGGGAATCTTCGCGATTGTCACCACTGAGATCCTGCCTATCGGTCTGCTGACCTCGATCGGCTCCAGTTTCACCATCTCAGATGGTGTGGCCGGGCTGATGATGACCATGCCGGGTTTTCTCGCGGCGGTCTCTGCTCCTCTGGTCACTGTTGCCACGGCACGCATCGACCGTCGCCTGATGCTGTGCGTCTTCATGCTCCTGCTGGCCCTGGCGAATTTCCTTGCTGCTGCGGCACCCGACTACTGGCTCGTGCTGGTCTCCAGGGTCATGGTGGGGATCACGATCGGTGGGTTCTGGTCGATAGGCGCTGGGCTGGCCGAACGGTTGGTGCCGCCGGCCTCGGTCAGTAGGGCAACCGCCGTGATCTTCTCCGCTGTTCCGTTGGGATCCGTCCTCGGGGTACCGACCGGCACCCTCCTCGGAGATCTCGCTGGGTGGCGTATGGCATTCACGGTCATGGGTGCGCTGACGGCCGGGGTGCTGATCATGCTGCTCCTGGTCGTGCCCCCGCTACCTTCCGTCCAGGCCACCCGGCTGAGCGATCTCAGGGGCATGATCCGCAGTAGCAACACCCGCTTCGCGCTCCTGCTGACGTTCCTGATCGTGCTCGCCCACTTCGGGACCTACACCTATGTGACGCCGTTCCTGGAACAGGTCACCCATGCCGGCGACGGCCTGATCACCACGTTCCTGTTGATCTACGGCGCTGCCGGTATCCTCGGCAACTTTCTCGGGGGTGCTCGGGTGGCACAGCATCCGCGGACTGTCTTCGGCCTTGCGGCCGGACTCATTGCAGGGGCGACTCTTCTGCTTCCCACGGTGGGCCGCTGGGAGGCCGGTGCTGTTGCCCTGCTGATCGTGTGGGGCGTCGGCTACGGCGCAGTGCCGGTCGCATCGCAGACCTGGTTCTCCAAGGCGGCGCCGTCTGTCCCCGAAGCGGCATCAGTTCTGTTCACGGCTTCCTTCCAAGCCACGATCTCCATCGGCGCGCTTCTGGGGGGAATGGTCCTGGACCGCACCTCTCCATCCGCGGTCATGGTGCTCGGCGGCTGTATTGCGGTATTCGTGGCCCTGACAGCGGGAGCCCACTTCGCCAGGCGGCCCACCCGGCCAGGAAGCGCAGACGCGCCCGAGTAG